TGTGTGCAGCCTTGAGGAGACCTACAGTAGATTTTCAATTATTATgtaatatttattttcttttcttgtAGAGACCAGAACCTTGAATTTTGCAGATCAAAGTTGTAAAGATATTGAACTGTACATTATTGAAAAGACACATTGTTCTCTGCCAGTTCAATCAGAACTCTTAGGTTATCTGAGTTAAACTGACTCTCAGTGCTTTCTGGGGTGACAGTcataccaatgcctaagaagaacagggtgagctgcctcaacaactgttgcccagtggcactcacatctacagtgatgaagtgattTCAGAAGTTGGTCAGAGCCAAAATCAACTCCTCTATAAGCAAGGacatggacctgctgcaatttgcccatcaccacaataggtctacagcagatgcaatctcactgactctccactcggCTTTGGATAGCAATACCTACATCGGACTGCTGtttactgattacagctcagcgttcaacaccatcatattcTCAGTACTAATCACAAGCTCCCaaacctgggcctcagtacctccctttgcaaataggtcctagacttcctcatcAGTGCAGAttgaaataacacctcctcctcactgacaatcaacactggtgcatctcaaggatgtgtgccCACCATCCTCTCTCTATACTGACAACTgtgaggctaggcacagctcaaacactatctataaatttgccaatgatgcaaaactattgttggcagaacttcCGTTGGTgaagaggaggtgtacaggagtgagactgaTCAGCTGGTTGATGTGGTCTGGTGTTGCAACAACCTCACGTAAAATGCCAGTGAGActgaggaactgattgtggacttcagaaaggggaagttgagggaacacacaccactgctcattgagggatcagcagtggaaagggtgagcagttcgtagatcctgggtgtcaacatcactgaagatctatgctgggcccaacatattaatgcaataaTGAAGAAGGCATAACAGCATCtatatcaggagtttgaggagacttggcatctcaccaaagacactcaaaaatttctacagatttaccatggagagcattttaactggttgcatcaccatttggtatggaagggctactgcacaggatcgaaaaaaaATACGGGGAATATGCAAACTCACCCAGCTCCATGTTGGGCAcaggcctccccagcatcgaggacgcCTTCAAAAGGTAATGCTTCAAACAGAATGCTTTGATCATTAAGGTTCCCGATTaacctggacatgccctcttctcattgctaccatcaaggaggaggtacaggagcccaaagccACACACAGGAACAGtctcttcccctctgtcaccagatttctgaatggacaatgtacactacctcacagGACATGTTGTACTCTGATGTGAATGTCTCAGCCTTGCCTCATGTTCTCTAATTAGCAGCACTACACAATTTGAACCTTTGAATGCCAAACTTGACTTGAAACATTCACCACTTTGCCACATTACACTGTTTCTTCTAAGGTCCTTAAGAATATGATCACCACCGTGCCAATTCCTTGACATAAACTCTGTAGCCCAGCTACTCATCCCACCCATGGTGCAGAAACAGAATAATCCTTTTACCTGAAAGaaaatattttgtatttttgCACAGATGATAAATCCATGTAGCAATAGTACCCTCAATCACACTGAAGGAAGGTAAACAATGTCATTAAGGTCCCAGTAATATTGTGGAAATTATCTGCAATTCTAAGCCACTATAAAAATAGACCAGATTGCCTGACCTGCCCCCACTCCAAATCTCTGGCCTCCATTCTCAACCGCACCAGGGTcctgaccttcctctcagctGCTTGCACATCTTGGCCTGTACACAGTCAACCCCAGCTGCGAACCTGCTGCTCTCTGTCCGAACCGCCCACACCCCTGGACTGGAGCGATGAGCAGAGGCTACTGAGGGGCATGTATTAAAAATAAAAAGATTATTACTAAAAGCGCTTTGTAAATTTGATGAAATGTAAAAGATGTTCACATTGTTTAAACTGTTCCCCTCACCACAAGTAAGCATGTCTACTGAGTTACACAAATTACCACAACTATTGGAAGTAAATACTTTAGCACAATTTTACTGCTTTGTCTGCAACACAGCTGCAATTCTTTTTTGTTTAATTTATGCCAGAGTTTAGTTATAAATAAATCTCAGGTAATTTGGTATGCTTGAGACTTTGGTGGTGCTGATCTTTCAGATTATCTGGACTAATGGACTTTATTCTAATGAATACCTCAACATAGTTTTGGCTGGGGGCAGAGAGAAGATGGTACAAACTGGAGGACAGGCTGGAAATGGAAAATACTTCAAGGCTGAAGGCTAACCTTAGACGGATAAGGGACCTGAGTAGGATAAAgtcaaaaacacaagaaattctgcagaggttggaattctggagcaacacacacaaaatgttggaggatttcagtaagtcaggcagcatttatggaagtgaACAAATAATCaacagggaggggaaggagaagctggaaagtgatggtgaagccaggtaggtgagggagaggggatgaagtaagaagctaggaggtgataagtggagaaggtaaagggccggagaagaaggaatcagtttagagaggagagtggaccatgggaacgGGGTGGAGTGGCAccagggagaggagatagacAACTGAAGAGATGAGATAAGAGGCCAAAGTGGAGAACTGAAGaagtcgtggggggggggggggggtggagtaccTAAAGTTGGAAAAAAGTCAAAGTTCATGCTGTTGAGTTGGAGGCTGCCTACatggaatttaaggtgttgctcctccaacctgagtgtggtctcattgtggcagaaCCCTGCTCTGCATcgggtttcaccaatgtagaggaggccatagaggAGCTCAGTGTACAGTAGAAGAGCCCAACggattcgcaggtgaagttttgcctcacatAGAAggtctgtttagggccctgaatggaggtgaaggagggggtgaatgggcaggtgtagcacttatgcttgcaagggtaagtgccaggaaggagattaatggggagggacggatggacaagggaatcatggagaaaGTATAATGAATGACCTTCAGAATGCAGTTATTTCAGGTACAAGGTAAGTATATGCCCTCAtatgagaaatagagggctatgggtaaccctaggtaatatcTAAGGTACAaacatattcagcacagcattgtgggccgaagggcctgtattgtgctgtatgttttctatgttaagAGAATTAAAGCCAGATCTCCCAGAGTGATGAGAAGATGGAGAGGATGAtgaaggaataaaaggatctgCAAGGCACACATCAGGTAAGTAACTCCATTCGCAACTAGACTGATAACCTGGAGAAGTGAAAAGGCTAATAAGGTGAGCCCAGATACAAGAAGGGAATTATAGTCAATGCACAGAAGAATCTGCAAGTCTTTTCTGGGCACTTCAGTTGAAAGCAAGAGAAGTAAAAACAGTTTAGGTCTTGAAGAAGGTGTTCTGTGCACAGAGCCAGAAGATATATCTGGTTGTCCTTACCAGACAAGAAGATGTGGTCATAGTTGCAGTTAAGAGGAGGGGGATGGATGGGGTGAAAATTGATGAGGAAGATTCAGAAAGGTTTGGTGTGCTTAAAGTAAATTGGTTCCTGAGTTGCTGTGGGGCATGTTTTTTGGAGATGTGGAAGGGTTTGCCctaatattctaatcctctccCAACAAAGGAGAGGTACCATTGGACTACAAAATAGAAAATGGGCCAGTGGTTGGATCCTTGACATACATTGATGACTTGGACATGAGTGTGGATGGTAAATTTTTCAAATGTTTAGATATGTGAGGTGAACAGAGTTGGTTAGAGTGTTAGTCATCTCTACCtcctgattttttaaattttaagcaGCTTTTCTCCCATCTTGCTTGGGACAGGCAAGATGAAGGAAGAGAACACAAGGCTTGGGGAAGGAATGGGGGAAATTATGTGGAATCGTTCTATAGTATCTAGCCTAGATTTAATGGACCTAATGGTCTCCAGTGGTTACATAATGATCCTATGCCTGTTAGATGCTGGGTAGAAAATAAATGGGGGAAGAGAAGGTAGACATAGCAGAAGAAAGAAGACAAATCAAATACAGGTGCCTAAGTTTAATTTGAATAGACATTCACATATCCAAAGCAGCAAGAATGCCAGGAAATTCATAGTTTGGTGAGTCTTAGATGCCAAACTGGAGCTAGTTGTCCCACCCGTGGTTAAAGTTTGTTCCAATGGAGTTGGACATTATAAACATGGCCGAGTACAAAAGGAGTCTGAAGGTGAGTATAATAGAGTACACTCAGATGTGACATTTTATTATCGAAAACCTATGGAGTAGTGAGCCATCTGCAACTCCGTGCCAACCACATTCAATAAAGATTATCTGTGCCTTCAAAATTCAATGCTGGATCCTTTTACTCGGTACACCGGGGACACCTCAGGAGTGATCCATTTTGTGAGCCTATTGAAAAACTGTTAGCTTCTTTTCACTTGAAACAGCACCATAGATTGCGAGATGCAGTGATAGATGTTCAATACATGACCTGAGCACATAATTAGCAGACTGGCCATCTCTAATGGAAACAGTCTGAATTTCATTATCATTGATCCATGACACAAGAAATGGTGTCATTTGATTAGAGGTACGTGTTAGCATCTGACCACTTCTGACAAAATGCTGCTGATGAGAACAATGATGGATGGTTGTCTTCACTGTGGTCTATGACAACAGAGGTTGGACactttccacacaattaaattatGCACTAAGGTAAATGACTCCTCAGGCTTGGTCTGGCTCTTTTACAGCCTCTAGGTGAAAGTATATGTGTGAGGTCTAAATTCAAGTTGCAATCCAAGAGCAGGATGCTACACTGTTTACGCTACATTAGTTGGTCTATTATTAACCAACTACCAATACCCATTCATCATTGATACCCACTCTGCCCTCTGTCGTCAATGCCACTGAGTTCTTCCGGATTTTTTGCATTTGAGGTAGGGACTGACTCAAGCTTATAATGCCTCAATAATAAAAATGTTAATAATATACTCTATTGTCTTATTGTCATCAGTCTGTAGGTaatgatctgaaatgaacggatcTTATGTTGTAAGTGTCAGGAAATGCAGAGGAAGCTTGACCCAAACACAGAGCAATGGCCGATGGAAAATGGGGATGGCAATGAAGTTGACTGACTTGGAGAACCTACTCACTGTTATGATCACAGTGGCCCCATCATAAGGAGGACTGGAATGCCTCAGAGTGCACGATCACCAGCATGTACATGTGGTTGTCAGGTGCGTAGGGCCTGGTGGATCTGGTTAGCAAAATCCCAAATGATTGGGGTGAGGATCTGGGAGGATGGAATAAGGGTCTATCTCCAATTCATCTGAATTGAACAGAGCATTTGCCTTTGCATTCTTGGAACCAGGTCGGTCGGAGATGGTGAAGTTGAACTGCTGGAAGTAGAGGGCCCAGAGAGCCTGATATGGGTTGAGTTGGTGGGTCTGTTGAATGGATATGATGTTATAGTGGACGGTCCAAATTGGGAAGGTGTTTCCAAcagccaatgtctccattcctACAAGACCCATTAAATGGTGAGTAGCTCCCTGTCTCCGACTCTATAATTGCACTGTGTAGAGTTAAACTTGTGCGAGAAGAAGGCACAAGGGTATGTCTTCCTGAACAGTCCTTGCTATGGGAGGATGACCCTGGTGCccatgttagatgcgtccacttcTACCACAAAAGGTCTGGAGGGGTTCATCTGGCAGCAAATGGCAGCAGTGGTGAAGTGCCTCTCGAGATCCTCGAAAGTGTGGTCCCCAGCAGACCAGGTAATCCATGAGGGAGGCAACTTGGTGAGGGAGGTGACAGGAGTGACAATGTAGTTTCTAATGAAACAGCAGTAGAGGTTGGAGAAGTCCAAGAAGTGATGTGGCTGTTTGAGGGGTCAGTCAATGCTGGCTTGCACTTTCTCTGGGTCCACGGTTATGCCTTGGAATGAAAGGGCATAAACTGGGGAGGAGATGACTGGGTGTGGAACTGCAATTTTTCTAATGTGCTGTACAGTTGATTTTCAAGGGGATGCGGAAGGACTGAATGGACTTGACAGGGatggacttgggggtccttggaGAAGATAAGGATGTCGTTGAGATAAACAAAAACATACCTGTGTAGCACGTTTCAGAGAATCTCATTAATGAAGGCCTGGACTGATGTAAAGTCCGAAAGGCATCACCAAGTATTCATAGTAGCCAGTGGGCGTTATGAATGCATTATCGATCAAGGGGAGAGGGTAGCAGTTTTTAATGGTGATTATGTTGAGTCTACAGTACTCAACACAGGGATGAAGATCCCTATTTTTCTTTTTGATGCAGGGGACTGGGATGGTCAAATGAAGCCATGCTGTACGTTTTGGCGATGTAAACATTTATGGCTTGGGTCTAAGGAGGAGAGACAGAGAACAAATGACCTTGGAAAGGGTGGAGGTTGATTGTTATCTACAAGGCGACAGGGTGCTGGCTTCCCTTTTACTGAAGTTGATTGCAAAGTTGTGAGTTACTGAGGGAGTTTAGTGAGGTCAAGGGCTCCCTCTGTCTCCTTTAACTTGTGGGGTGAATTCAAGTGAGGCTGCCGGCAGGTGGGTCTCCAACTCAGCAGTGAACCGGATGACCAGGCGAAGTGAGGGTCATGAGTGCAGGGCCAGGGGTATCACAGGACGAGAGGGCAGTTGGGTGAGTCGGTCAAGAGGAGTAAGATGGACTTGCTAAGCGCTCCAATGCTCATGTGTACAGGCCGTGTGCACACTCTGACCGATCCTGatgcagaaggggtgagagacTGGCTCAAGAGGGAGtccaagctacacacacacacacagagtccagTCCAGAAAGTTGTCTGCTGCACTGGAATCCACTGGAGCCTCCTGTGTGTGTCAGGCCATTAGGATGTGGAGCAGGACAGAGAGAGTTGGGTTATGGTCCTGAGTGAGATGCCAGGCACAAACTTACCAGACAGAAGGCCCCTCGTCCCTATCTGGTGCTGCCATTTTCTGTGACGCAGGGAACATTTGATGTGTTGGTGATCAGCTGCTCCACAGTAAGCTCACAAGTTGTTTCTCCACCAACACTCGTGGTCTGGTGTGCAGTGAAGGGGCAGATTAAGGGTGCTAACCACATGGGTTCTGGAGGTGTTAATGATGAGGTCACAGGACTGGGGTACTGGCTGATGACTTGGAGGGTTGTTCTATAAGCCATTAGTCAATATGGAgggccagagtgatgaggctttcAAGGTTGGTGACCATCTCTCAGGTAGACAGTTTGTCTTTCAAGTACACCAAGAGGCCATGATGGTAATGGGCTAATAGCGCTTCCACATTCCAGCCACGAAAGTCTTGAACTCCACCGTGGAAGCCAGCACTGAGCGTCAGCACTTGAAGGAAGCAAAGTATCTGATCCACTGCCTCCTTTCCAATTTCTGATTGTTGAAAACCTGGCGCATCTCAGCGGCCTGTTGCAAATGGTGGTCTTACTGTCACAGTCAGCAACAGCCCAAGTCAGAGCTCGCCCAGTCAAAAAAGATATGCGGAAGGCAATCTTGGCTCAGTCCATAGAATACAGAGAAGGTTGGAGCTTGAAATGTAAGACATACTGGGAcagaaaccccaaggcattttacaggtatgtgaagagcaagagggtacgacatgaaagaataggatcaatcaagtgtgacagtggaaaagtgtgtatggaaccagaggagacagcagagttacttaatgaacactttgcttcagtattcactatggaaaaggatcttggcaattgtagggatgacttacagcggattgaaaagcttgagcatgtagatattaagagagagaatttgctgaagtttttggaaagcatcaagttggatgagtCGCTGGGActagatgaaatgtaccccaggctactgtgggaggtgagggaggagattgctgagcctctgacaatgatctttgcatcatcaatggggacaggagaggttccagaggattggagggttgcggatgttgttccctcattcaagaaagggagtagagatagcccaggacattatagaccagtgagtcttacttcagtggttggtaagttaaaggaaaagatcctgagaggcaggatttatgaacatttggagaggcataaaatgattaagaatagtcagcatggctttgtcaaagggagATCGTGCCctgcgagcctgattgaattttttgaggatgtggctaaaaacattgatgaaggtagagcagtagaggtagtgcatatgaatttcagcaaggcatttgataagataccctatgcaaggcttattgagaaagtaaggaggcatgggatccaaggggaccttgctttgtggatccagaactggcttgctcacagaaggtgaagagtggttgtagacgggccatattctgcatggaggtcagtgaccagtggtgtggctcagggatctgttctgggaccccttcatgatttttataaataacctggatgaggaagtgaagggatgggttagtaaattttctgatgaaatgaaggttgggggtgttgtggatagtatggaaggCTAAcaaaggttacagcgagacattgataggatgcaaaactggcctgagaagtggcagatggagttcaatccagataaatgtgaggtggttcattttggtaggtcaaatatgacctccgatatagtattaatggtaagactgttggcagtgtggaggatcagagggagctttgggtccgagtccataggacactcaaagctgctgtgcaggttgactctgtgtttaagaaggcatacggtgtgttggccttcatcaaccgtaggattgagtttaagagctgagaggtaatattgcagctatataagaccctggttagaacgcacttggagtactgtgctcagttctggtcacctcactacgggaaggatgtggaagccatagaaagggtgcagaggagatttgcaaggatgttgcctggattggggagcatgccttacgagaatagattgagtgaactcggccttttctccatggagcggcggaggatgaaaggtgacccgataggggtgtataagatgatgaaagccattgatcatgtggatcatcagaggctttttcccagggctgaaatggctggcacgagagggcacagttttaaggtgcttggaagcaggtctagaggagatgtcggggttaagtattttatgcagagagtggtgggcacgtgaaatgggctgccggcggtagtggtggaggcagatgtgatagggtcttttaagagactcctagataggtacatggagcttaataaaatagagggctatgggtaacccaaggtaatttctaaaataagtatatgttcagcacagtcaaagggcctgtattgtgctgtagtttttctgtgtttctatattaGAAAATTGCAGCATTGGGTTGGGGATCCATTGAAGTGCTTTAACACTGAGATCTGGGCTCGGAGGCAGGATTTTTCACTCATCCTCTCAGGAAATGTACAGGAGGCAAAGCAGCAGAGATGATCAGGCGGTgagtgataactttaataataatttttaaaataacaaGCTTTGAGGGGCCACAAAATAAGAGAGAACCAAATCTTAacacaacaaggtaactgaaggctaagaGCAATTAATTGAGGCTGGCTGGGTTGAATGGGTGAACAAGGGCAGTGGGTGAGATTTGGGTTTAAGTGGGCTTCACGTgaagagttggaaatgagtgacaggtgactcctgttagctggagAATGGAAGGTGCCTGCCTGTGCAAGCCTGAGAGGAAGCACATTATCATGTATTTTTTGTGTAagtcatcaaagttcaaagtacatttattatcaaaacatgtATAAATTACAcgatcttgagattcatctccctaCAAGCAGCCCCAAAGCGAGAATTCTGAAAGGACCCCAAAACAAAAGAGAAACACTcaatgtgtggagagagagaaaaaaaaacacaaatcgtgcaaacaataaaagtgagaaacagcattcagaacaaaatgagtccatagacatgaagcccggaACAGCCAGAGCAAGCCAGCAACCTCAGCCTCGGTTCATCACATGGTGAAACAAATTGTCATGGAGCTCGCAGACACGAAGCCCAGGGCAGGCCACAGCCTCGGTGCCATGGATAATGCCCcagagcagcaagcagaaccGGCCCGAGCCCTTGCCTCTGGTCCCAGCacactgccttttcaatccatctagcCTGGGGTTTAAGTTGTCCCAACATTGGTTCATTCCCTGCACTAGGACCCAGGCCCTCCTGCATCAATCAGACCTCGCTCCTGGTTTAGGTGGACGGGCTCCGAAGCTCCTGCACTCCAGCTTTCCTCTGCTCTGTTTGCGCCAACTCTGTCTCCGACTTTGACTCTGACTTGAACTTATCTCAAGTCACTCTGACCACTTCTCCTTGACTATGCCTTGACCTTGCATTGCAATCCTTGACCCTCAAGTCAGCCTTGCCTTCACTtgtctcttcattgtttgcagtgattatTTACCACAATTTTCCACAGAACAAGTGTTAATAATATTTAGTCGTATATCTTGCTTCATGAATCACCAGTAAGCTGTCACCCATcctcagtagtgccatcttaaacagGAATGTATCGGATGCATTGTTGTTGTGTCTGGATATATTGGG
The sequence above is a segment of the Hypanus sabinus isolate sHypSab1 chromosome 4, sHypSab1.hap1, whole genome shotgun sequence genome. Coding sequences within it:
- the LOC132393277 gene encoding uncharacterized protein LOC132393277; translated protein: MVVLLSQSATAQVRARPVKKDMRKAILAQSIEYREGWSLKCKTYWDRNPKAFYRYVKSKRVRHERIGSIKCDSGKVCMEPEETAELLNEHFASVFTMEKDLGNCRDDLQRIEKLEHVDIKRENLLKFLESIKLDESLGLDEMYPRLLWEVREEIAEPLTMIFASSMGTGEVPEDWRVADVVPSFKKGSRDSPGHYRPVSLTSVVGKLKEKILRGRIYEHLERHKMIKNSQHGFVKGRSCPASLIEFFEDVAKNIDEGRAVEVVHMNFSKAFDKIPYARLIEKVRRHGIQGDLALWIQNWLAHRR